A window of Strigops habroptila isolate Jane chromosome 5, bStrHab1.2.pri, whole genome shotgun sequence contains these coding sequences:
- the LOC116915267 gene encoding collagen alpha-1(III) chain-like, translating to MPIVDFVLRHETDLAGPPAPPRLPPPRSPSRRGSRLARLSLTFAGVLSRCWVGEAGWRGAGPGPRRPRRGTEAAGGLYGGGGGSVAGQCGTLRAGAGGDGGRRGAAPRPAGGAGGPRSAARAPAAGRGAGAGGGGRAPAGAGEGGRRPPPASSRPRPPRRRRRSSRRGDGAGGGGSEGEGRGGARGRRSARRRSPAAARGARAPGRARTKRRRGGGGALDGRSHRPVPARSPHLHPLPPQPVAGPGSASRWAAASSPPALRAPPGQYLPPAAPAVCRVASAAPASHLASCLAPRARVGVGTGAGQRRRSGSGGGSAPAIVALSHSPPKHLHSGHVFTRGSWRSWVPGAVSLREPKPWSGSPGGPASRGLRRVKINTGVQNRKVFKECASAE from the exons ATGCCAATTGTCGACTTTGTTCTAAGGCATGAGACAGATTTAGCAGG cccccccgcccctccccgccTCCCCCCACCGCGCTCGCCCAGCCGCCGCGGCAGCCGCCTCGCCCGCCTCTCCCTTACCTTCGCCGGCGTCCTGTCCCGCTGCTGGGTCGGAGAGGCGGGATGGcggggggccgggccgggcccgcgGCGCCCGAGGAGGGGGACGGAGGCGGCCGGGGGGCTAtacggcggcggcggcggctctgTGGCCGGGCAGTGTGGAACATTGAGAGCCGGAGCAGGGGGGGACGGGGGGAGGCGCGGTGCGGCCCCGCGACCGGCGGGTGGCGCTGGCGGGCCCCGCTCTGCGGCGCGGGCTCCCGCGGCGGGCcggggggccggggcggggggcggcgggcgcgcGCCGGCgggggcgggggagggggggcgcCGGCCGCCTCCGGCCTCCTCCcgcccccgcccgccgcggcgcCGCCGGCGGAGCTCCCGGCGCGGGGacggagcgggggggggggggagcgagggggaggggagagggggcGCTCGCGGTCGCCGGAGCGCGCGCAGGCGCTCTCCCGCCGCGGCACGGGGCGCGCGTGCTCCGGGCCGGGCAAGGACAAagcggcggcgcgggggggggggagccctCGACGGCCGCTCGCACCGGCCCGTGCCCGCCCGCTCCCCACACCTCCACCCCCTCCCGCCGCAGCCGGTGGCCGGGCCTGGGTCCGCGTCCCGATGGGCTGCCGCTTCCAGCCCGCCGGCCCTGCGGGCACCGCCAGGCCAGTACCTGCCGCCGGCTGCACCCGCTGTGTGCCGCGTGGCCTCTGCAGCTCCCGCCTCGCACCTCGCCTCGTGCCTCGCGCCCCGCGCCCGTGTCGGAGTAGGGACAGGCGCGGGTCAGCGGCGCAGGAGTGGGAGCGGTGGTGGTTCTGCACCCGCCATTGTCGCCCTCTCGCATTCACCTCCAAAACATCTCCACTCCGGGCACGTCTTCACACGtgggagctggagaagctgggtGCCTGGCGCGGTGTCTCTGCGGGAGCCCAAGCCATGGAGCGGCAGCCCTGGGGGTCCCGCCAGCCGCGGCCTACGCAGG gtgAAAATTAACACAGGCGTCCAAAACCGAAAAGTGTTCAAAGAGTGTGCATCTGCAGAATGA